The proteins below are encoded in one region of Flavobacterium nackdongense:
- a CDS encoding sulfatase family protein, whose translation MLFLIVGKVNAQNEKSKNKLPNIVFIYADDLGYGDLGVYGATEIKTPNMDKLANSGIRFTNGYATSATCTPSRYGLLTGVYPWREKDAKILPGTAPLLIKTNQMTIPKMLKEKGYQTGIVGKWHLGLGEGNLDWNKEISPSPNQVGFDYSHIMAATQDRVPTVYIENGFVVGLDPKDPIEVNYDKNFEGIPTAITNPELVKMKWHHGHNNSVVNGIPRIGFMKGGKSAIWSDVDMSDHFLTKAQDYVIKHKNEPFFLYYAIQQPHVPRTPNPRFEGKSGMGPRGDVILEADWTIGEFIKTLEKEGLLENTLIVLSSDNGPVLNDGYYDDAVTKLGKHKPAGPLRGGKYSLFDAGTRVPFVVSWPGKIKPAVSDALVCQIDLLSSLASLVGSNVTTPDSENLMPVFTGKTSIGRKELVLEASSKTAFRQGDWAMIPPYKGVPVYGDVNIEVGNNKEYQLYNLKEDIGQKQNLAKSNPEKLKEMMACFEKIRGKSSTNIQELKLE comes from the coding sequence ATGCTTTTTTTAATAGTGGGCAAGGTCAATGCGCAAAATGAAAAATCTAAAAATAAATTACCCAATATCGTTTTTATTTATGCTGATGATTTAGGTTATGGTGATCTGGGGGTTTATGGCGCAACTGAAATCAAAACGCCAAATATGGACAAGTTGGCAAACAGTGGAATTCGTTTTACCAATGGTTATGCCACTTCGGCAACCTGTACGCCAAGTCGTTACGGATTGCTAACAGGCGTTTATCCTTGGAGAGAAAAAGATGCTAAAATTTTGCCCGGAACAGCGCCATTGCTGATCAAAACCAATCAAATGACTATTCCCAAAATGCTCAAAGAAAAAGGATACCAAACTGGTATCGTAGGAAAATGGCATTTAGGCCTAGGCGAAGGGAATTTAGATTGGAACAAAGAAATTAGTCCAAGCCCTAACCAAGTGGGATTTGATTATTCGCATATTATGGCCGCAACCCAAGACCGAGTGCCAACAGTTTATATCGAAAATGGATTTGTAGTTGGTCTAGACCCAAAAGACCCCATCGAGGTGAATTACGATAAAAATTTTGAAGGAATACCTACCGCAATTACCAATCCTGAATTGGTAAAAATGAAATGGCATCACGGACACAATAATAGCGTGGTCAACGGTATTCCGAGAATTGGTTTTATGAAAGGCGGAAAATCTGCCATTTGGAGCGATGTCGATATGTCGGATCATTTTTTAACAAAAGCCCAAGACTATGTCATCAAGCATAAAAATGAACCTTTTTTTCTTTATTACGCTATTCAACAACCTCATGTGCCTAGAACTCCAAATCCTCGATTTGAAGGTAAATCAGGAATGGGACCTAGGGGCGATGTTATATTAGAAGCCGATTGGACTATTGGAGAATTTATCAAAACACTCGAAAAAGAAGGACTTTTAGAAAATACTTTGATTGTTTTGTCAAGTGACAATGGTCCCGTTCTCAATGATGGCTACTATGATGATGCTGTTACAAAATTAGGTAAACACAAGCCTGCTGGACCATTACGAGGAGGAAAATACAGTTTGTTCGATGCTGGAACTCGTGTTCCATTTGTGGTGAGTTGGCCCGGAAAAATTAAACCAGCTGTTTCAGATGCTTTGGTCTGCCAGATTGATTTATTGTCTTCGTTAGCTTCTCTAGTGGGCAGTAATGTAACAACACCGGATAGTGAAAACCTAATGCCTGTTTTTACCGGAAAAACTAGCATCGGACGAAAGGAACTCGTTTTAGAGGCATCTTCAAAAACTGCCTTCAGACAGGGTGATTGGGCGATGATTCCTCCTTATAAGGGAGTGCCTGTTTACGGTGATGTCAATATCGAAGTGGGGAATAACAAAGAGTATCAATTGTACAATTTGAAAGAAGACATTGGTCAAAAACAAAATTTGGCCAAATCAAATCCTGAAAAACTGAAAGAGATGATGGCTTGTTTTGAAAAAATTCGGGGAAAGTCCAGTACCAATATTCAAGAATTGAAATTGGAATAA
- a CDS encoding arylsulfatase, with protein sequence MKSHKIAFLLFFSIAAIYCTAQEKPALDILKPNIIYILADDLGYGDLSCYGQQKFTTPNIDHLAQQGMLFTQHYSGAAVCAPSRSALFTGQHTGHTFIRGNKEVQPEGQYPIPAAAFTIAELVQEKGYKTGAFGKWGLGNVGSEGDPLQQGFDTFYGYNCQKLAHNYYPYHLWANNNKVLLTENEGSNKGQYGPDLIHKKALLFIEKNRKDPFFLYYASPLPHAELVAPEVYMNKFNGKFEPEKAYIGTDAGKNFRKGEYASQPYCHAAFAAMVTLLDEQVGEIVAKIKELGLEDNTIIIFTSDNGPHQEGGADPDYFNSNGPLKGYKRDLFEGGIRVPMIVKWKGKIAKGSKTGHVSAFWDVMPTLAELINTQVPTKIDGVSFLPTLLGKGIQKQHDYLYWEFHELGGRQAIRKANWKLIKYNVNNNGKYQLYNLENDLSETTDLASKMPEKVAELSKILESSRTESEVFQFK encoded by the coding sequence ATGAAATCTCATAAAATAGCGTTTCTCCTTTTTTTTTCTATTGCAGCAATTTATTGTACTGCGCAGGAGAAACCTGCTTTGGATATACTGAAACCTAACATTATATACATTCTCGCAGACGATTTGGGTTATGGTGATTTAAGTTGCTATGGTCAGCAAAAGTTTACAACACCCAATATCGATCACTTAGCCCAACAAGGAATGTTGTTTACCCAGCATTATTCAGGAGCAGCGGTTTGTGCCCCTTCCAGATCGGCTTTGTTTACAGGGCAGCACACAGGCCATACTTTTATCAGAGGAAATAAGGAAGTGCAACCCGAAGGACAATATCCAATACCCGCCGCAGCCTTTACTATTGCAGAATTAGTACAAGAAAAGGGGTATAAAACGGGCGCTTTTGGAAAATGGGGATTAGGAAATGTTGGCTCGGAAGGCGATCCGTTGCAACAAGGATTTGACACTTTTTATGGGTATAATTGTCAAAAGTTAGCACATAATTATTATCCCTACCATTTGTGGGCCAATAATAATAAAGTGCTGCTTACCGAAAACGAAGGCTCTAATAAAGGGCAATATGGGCCGGATTTGATTCATAAAAAAGCCCTGTTATTTATAGAAAAAAACAGAAAAGACCCTTTTTTCTTGTATTATGCCAGTCCGTTGCCGCACGCAGAATTAGTAGCTCCTGAAGTTTATATGAATAAATTTAATGGAAAATTTGAACCCGAAAAAGCATATATTGGGACGGATGCAGGCAAAAATTTCAGAAAAGGAGAGTACGCTTCTCAACCGTATTGTCACGCTGCTTTTGCCGCTATGGTAACTTTGTTGGACGAGCAAGTGGGCGAAATTGTTGCGAAGATTAAAGAATTGGGTTTAGAAGATAACACCATAATCATTTTCACCTCAGACAATGGACCACATCAAGAAGGGGGCGCCGATCCTGATTATTTCAACAGCAATGGACCGCTCAAAGGCTACAAAAGAGATTTATTCGAAGGGGGAATACGCGTTCCAATGATTGTTAAATGGAAAGGAAAAATTGCGAAGGGCAGCAAAACCGGGCATGTCTCTGCCTTTTGGGATGTGATGCCAACATTGGCAGAGCTTATCAATACCCAAGTTCCTACTAAGATTGATGGTGTTTCGTTTCTTCCAACCTTGCTAGGTAAAGGCATTCAAAAACAGCACGACTATTTGTATTGGGAATTTCACGAATTGGGAGGACGACAAGCGATTAGAAAAGCCAATTGGAAATTGATAAAATACAATGTCAATAATAATGGCAAATACCAATTGTATAATTTAGAAAATGACCTTTCCGAGACCACTGATTTGGCATCTAAAATGCCTGAAAAGGTAGCTGAATTGTCCAAAATTCTCGAATCTAGCCGAACAGAATCCGAAGTTTTTCAGTTTAAATGA
- a CDS encoding alpha/beta hydrolase, translating to MKKNFSIKTLLLLTLFFGVTDFLQAQNEVLPLWNGEIPGAISNKEYKEETEIKGGLVEFYSKVSVPTLTVCKPEKPNGTAVVIYPGGAYLRLYMIGEGYKIAKWLNSQGITAFILKYRLPSDEIMKDKTIGPLQDAQESIRFIRRNAAQWGINAQKVGVIGFSAGGHLASTLSTHYNYELYKVKDAISARPDFSILVYPVISMDETITHKGSRTNLLGIKPAQELIEKYSNEKHIDAVTPPTYIVHAFDDTSVVIENSIQYFLALRKNKVPSEIHLFQTGKHGFGMGRPATTSQNWTKQCEDWLKINQFITVENPTKN from the coding sequence ATGAAAAAAAACTTTAGTATTAAAACATTGCTACTCTTGACCCTGTTTTTTGGTGTCACAGATTTTTTACAGGCCCAAAACGAAGTGCTTCCTTTATGGAACGGAGAAATTCCGGGCGCAATTTCTAACAAAGAATACAAGGAAGAAACAGAAATAAAAGGCGGGTTGGTTGAGTTTTACAGTAAAGTTTCAGTACCGACTTTAACCGTATGCAAACCAGAAAAACCAAACGGAACGGCAGTAGTTATTTATCCGGGAGGTGCTTATCTCAGGCTTTATATGATTGGCGAAGGTTATAAAATAGCCAAATGGTTGAACTCACAAGGAATAACAGCTTTTATTTTAAAATATAGATTGCCAAGTGACGAAATCATGAAAGACAAAACCATTGGACCTTTGCAAGATGCACAAGAATCCATTCGGTTTATAAGACGAAATGCGGCACAATGGGGAATAAATGCTCAAAAAGTAGGTGTCATCGGTTTTTCTGCGGGCGGTCATCTCGCTTCCACACTATCCACTCATTACAATTACGAGCTGTATAAAGTAAAAGATGCTATTAGCGCGAGACCTGATTTTTCTATTTTAGTCTATCCCGTAATTTCAATGGACGAAACCATTACGCACAAAGGTTCTAGAACCAATCTTTTAGGAATAAAACCAGCTCAGGAATTAATCGAAAAATATTCAAACGAAAAGCATATTGATGCTGTAACGCCGCCAACCTATATCGTGCATGCTTTTGACGATACATCGGTAGTAATAGAAAATAGTATTCAGTATTTTTTGGCATTAAGAAAAAATAAAGTTCCATCCGAAATTCATTTATTCCAAACGGGAAAACACGGTTTTGGTATGGGTCGCCCAGCAACGACAAGTCAAAAC